In one window of Prionailurus bengalensis isolate Pbe53 chromosome B3, Fcat_Pben_1.1_paternal_pri, whole genome shotgun sequence DNA:
- the LOC122468017 gene encoding collagen alpha-1(I) chain-like translates to MVQMGNANKELDRRACQEGETPRHLTLPGPPIPAAAPRPPLAARGGLRTRGARRGWRCRSGAAGPRGRRARPGPAAGEGRAGWEGRAGRSASPTRGPRPAARRLARGRAGQARAGGPAGGRAGDGTKAPLLSGGRRRVTHNGGRSRLRRRRRARRGALQSRPAGAPRTRTHTHSRDFSGSSRECGARGQPPMSAQVSGCAGGSGVSEALALPQSPPCNPDPRERARERGRGIHEPRPLASQAHSTGSPAPARPRAPARAGISNAGDWVPRAAGAAGEARGVIRHLSAIDGTMEHACEQEKQYARPLFLAAPFTESILHAPQAQNTHGPTLCWSSVKQSQ, encoded by the exons ATGGTTCAAATGGGCAATGCGAACAAGGAACTGGACCGTAGAG CGTGCCAGGAAGGCGAGACTCCGCGCCACCTCACGCTCCCCGGGCCGCCCATCCCGGCCGCCGCCCCTCGCCCGCCGCTCGCCGCCCGGGGAGGGCTTCGAACCCGCGGAGCCCGGCGCGGGTGGCGGTGCCGCAGCGGAGCAGCGGGGCCCCGGGGCCGGCGGGCGCGGCCGGGCCCGGCAGCCGGCGAGGGGCGTGCCGGGTGGGAGGGGCGCGCCGGCCGCTCTGCCAGCCCCACGCGGGGACCCCGGCCCGCCGCCCGCCGGCTCGCGCGGGGACGCGCCGGCCAGGCCCGAGCGGGCGGGCCGGCGGGCGGGAGGGCCGGAGACGGAACAAAAGCGCCTTTGTTGAGCGGCGGCCGCCGGAGGGTCACACACAATGGAGGAAGGAGCCGGCTCCGCCGCCGCCGGCGGGCCCGCCGCGGCGCCCTCCAGAGCCGCCCCGCCGGCGCGCCccgcacacgtacacacacacactcacgggACTTCTCCGGCTCATCGAGGGAGTGCGGGGCCCGCGGACAGCCCCCAATGTCGGCTCAGGTCTCCGGCTGTGCTGGCGGCAGCGGCGTCTCCGAGGCTCTCGCTTTGCCGCAGTCGCCGCCATGTAACCCCGACCCGCgagagagggcgagggagaggggGCGGGGTATCCATGAGCCACGCCCCCTCGCGTCACAGGCTCACTCCACGGGTTCCCCCGCCCCCGCTCGGCCCCGAGCGCCTGCACGCGCCGGAATTTCCAACGCTGGTGACTGGGTTCCGCGCGCTGCGGGGGCGGCGGGAGAGGCACGCGGTGTCATCAGGCACCtcag TGCAATTGATGGGACAATGgagcatgcatgtgagcaagAGAAGCAATATGCACGTCCACTGTTCCTTGCTGCCCCATTCACAGAGAGCATTCTCCATGCCCCACAAGCACAGAATACTCATGGACCCACACTGTGCTGGAGTTCAGTGAAACAAAGCCAGTGA